A part of Palaemon carinicauda isolate YSFRI2023 chromosome 8, ASM3689809v2, whole genome shotgun sequence genomic DNA contains:
- the LOC137645456 gene encoding uncharacterized protein PF3D7_1120000-like, with protein sequence MKNAVLSDAMSNKNAVLSDVRLNKNAVLSDVRSKKNVVLSDVRSNKNAVLSDVRSKKNVVLSDVRSKKNAVLSDVMSKKNTVMSDVKSKKSAVLSAIRSKKNAVMSAVEEECSVVSRCKVEEECSVVSCNVEEECSVVSCKVEEECSVVRCKVREECSVVRCKVDEECSIVRCNVEEECSDGRCKVKKECSVVRCNVKEEFSGGRCKVEEDCSVVRCKVEEECNIVRCKVEEECNVVKCKVEEECSVVSYKDKEECSVVSCKVKDTVMSDLRSKKSAVLSDVTSNKNAVVSDVRSKKIAVSKKNAVLSAVRSKMNAVLSDVRSKKNAVLSDVRSMKNAVLSDVMSKNAVMSDVSGVRCKVKEDCSVVRCKVEEECNIVRCKVEEKCNVVKCKVKEECSVVKCKVEEECSVVKCKVEEECSVVSCNVEEECSVVSCKVEEECSIVRCNVEEECSFVICKVKEECSVVRYKVEEDCNVVKCKVKEECSVVKCKVEEECSVVKCKVEEECSVVSCNVEEECSVVSCKVEEECSIVRCNVEEECSDVRCKVKKESSVVRCNVKEEFSGVRCKVEEECSVVKYKVEEECSDVRCKVEEECSVVSCNVEEECSGVSCKVEEECSVVRCKVEEECSFVICKVKEECSVVRYKVEEDCSVVRCKVDEECSIVRCNVEEGCSVVSCKVKDTVMSDLRSKKSAVLSDVTSNKNAVVSDVRSKKIAVLSDVRSKKNAIFCKVEEECSVVRCKVKEECSVVRCKVKEECSVVRCKVDVECSIFRCNVEEECSDVRCEVKKECSVVRCNVKEEFSGVRCKVEEDCSVVRCKVEEECNIVRCKVEEECNVVKCKVEEECCVVRCNVEEECSVVSCNVEEECSVVSCKVEEECSVVRCKVKEECSVVRCKVDEECSIVRCNVEEECSDVRCKVKKESSVVRCNVKEEFSGVRCKVEEECSVVKYKVEEECSDVRCKVEEECSVVSCNVEEECSGVSCKVEEECSVVRCKVEEECSFFICKVKEECSVVRYKVEEDCSVVRCKVDEECKFSGVRCKVEEEFSVVSCKVEEECNVVSCKVKEECSVVRCKVDEECSIARCNVEEECSDVRCKVKEECSVVRCNVKEEFSGVRCKVEEECSVVICKVEEECNVVSCKVKEECNVVRCKIEEECSVV encoded by the exons ATGAAGAATGCAGTGTTGTCAGATGCAATGTCGAATAAGaatgcagtgttgtcagatgtaaggtTGAATAAGaatgcagtgttgtcagatgtaaggtcGAAGAAGAAtgtagtgttgtcagatgtaaggtcGAATAAGaatgcagtgttgtcagatgtaaggtcGAAGAAGAAtgtagtgttgtcagatgtaaggtcGAAGAAAaatgcagtgttgtcagatgtaatgTCGAAGAAGAATACAGTGATGTCAGATGTAAAGTCTAAGAAGAGTGCAGTGTTGTCAGCTATAAGGTCAAAGAAGAATGCAGTGATGTCAGCT GTCGAAGAAGAATGCAGTGTTGTCAGCAGATGTAAGGTCGAAGAAGAATGCAGTGTAGTCAGCTGTAATGTCGAAGAAGAAtgcagtgttgtcagctgtaaggtcgaagaagaatgcagtgttgtcagatgtaaggtcAGAGAAGaatgcagtgttgtcagatgtaaggtcGATGAAGAATGCAGTATTGTCAGATGTAATGTCGAAGAAGAATGCAGTGATGGCAGATGTAAGGTCAAAAAAGaatgcagtgttgtcagatgtaacgTCAAAGAAGAATTCAGTGGTGGCAGATGTAAGGTCGAAGAAGATTGCAGTGTTGTTAGATGTAAGGTCGAAGAAGAATGCAATATTGTCAGATGTAAGGTTGAAGAAGAATGCAATGTTGTCAAATGTAAGGTTGAAGAAGAATGCAGTGTTGTCAGCTATAAGGACAAAGAAGAAtgcagtgttgtcagctgtaaggTCAAAGATACTGTGATGTCAGATCTAAGGTCAAAGAAGAgtgcagtgttgtcagatgtaacgTCGAATAAGAATGCAGTGGTGTCAGATGTAAGGTCGAAGAAGATTGCAGTGTCGAAGAAGAAtgcagtgttgtcagctgtaaggTCGAAGATGaatgcagtgttgtcagatgtaaggtcAAAGAAGaatgcagtgttgtcagatgtaaggtcGATGAAGAATGCAGTATTGTCAGATgtaatgtcgaagaatgcagttatGTCAGATGTAAG TGGTGTCAGATGTAAGGTCAAAGAAGAttgcagtgttgtcagatgtaaggtcGAAGAAGAATGCAATATTGTCAGATGTAAGGTTGAAGAGAAATGCAATGTTGTGAAATGTAAGGTCAAAGAAGAAtgcagtgttgtcaaatgtaaggtcgaagaagaatgcagtgttgtcaaatgtaaggtcgaagaagaatgcagtgttgtcagctgtaatgtcgaagaagaatgcagtgttgtcagctgtaaggTCGAAGAAGAATGCAGTATTGTTAGATGTAATGTCGAAGAAGAATGCAGTTTTGTCATATGTAAGGTGAAAGAAGAATGTAGTGTTGTCAGATATAAGGTCGAAGAAGATTGCAATGTTGTGAAATGTAAGGTCAAAGAAGAAtgcagtgttgtcaaatgtaaggtcgaagaagaatgcagtgttgtcaaatgtaaggtcgaagaagaatgcagtgttgtcagctgtaatgtcgaagaagaatgcagtgttgtcagctgtaaggTCGAAGAAGAATGCAGTATTGTTAGATGTAATGTCGAAGAAGAATGCAGTGATGTCAGGTGTAAGGTCAAAAAAGAaagcagtgttgtcagatgtaacgTCAAAGAAGAATTCAGTGGTGTCAGATGTAAGGTTGAAGAAGAATGCAGTGTTGTCAAATATAAGGTCGAAGAAGAATGCAGTGATGTCAGATGTAAGGTCGAAGAAGAATGCAGTGTAGTCAGCTGTAATGTTGAAGAAGAATGCAGTGGTGTCAGCTGTAAGGTCGAAGAAGaatgcagtgttgtcagatgtaaggtcGAAGAAGAATGCAGTTTTGTCATATGTAAGGTGAAAGAAGAATGTAGTGTTGTCAGATATAAGGTCGAAGAAGATTGCAGTGTCGTCAGATGTAAGGTCGATGAAGAATGCAGTATTGTCAGATGTAATGTCGAAGAAGGAtgcagtgttgtcagctgtaaggTCAAAGATACTGTGATGTCAGATCTAAGGTCAAAGAAGAgtgcagtgttgtcagatgtaacgTCGAATAAGAATGCAGTGGTGTCAGATGTAAGGTCAAAGAAGAttgcagtgttgtcagatgtaaggtcGAAGAAGAATGCAATATT ctgtaaggtcgaagaagaatgcagtgttgtcagatgtaaggtcAAAGAAGaatgcagtgttgtcagatgtaaggtcAAAGAAGaatgcagtgttgtcagatgtaaggtcGATGTAGAATGCAGTATTTTCAGATGTAATGTCGAAGAAGAATGCAGTGATGTCAGATGTGAGGTCAAAAAAGaatgcagtgttgtcagatgtaacgTCAAAGAAGAATTCAGTGGTGTCAGATGTAAGGTCGAAGAAGAttgcagtgttgtcagatgtaaggtcGAAGAAGAATGCAATATTGTCAGATGTAAGGTTGAAGAAGAATGCAATGTTGTGAAATGTAAGGTCGAAGAAGAAtgctgtgttgtcagatgtaatgTCGAAGAAGAATGCAGTGTAGTCAGCTGTAATGTCGAAGAAGAAtgcagtgttgtcagctgtaaggtcgaagaagaatgcagtgttgtcagatgtaaggtcAAAGAAGaatgcagtgttgtcagatgtaaggtcGATGAAGAATGCAGTATTGTTAGATGTAATGTCGAAGAAGAATGCAGTGATGTCAGGTGTAAGGTCAAAAAAGAaagcagtgttgtcagatgtaacgTCAAAGAAGAATTCAGTGGTGTCAGATGTAAGGTTGAAGAAGAATGCAGTGTTGTCAAATATAAGGTCGAAGAAGAATGCAGTGATGTCAGATGTAAGGTCGAAGAAGAATGCAGTGTAGTCAGCTGTAATGTTGAAGAAGAATGCAGTGGTGTCAGCTGTAAGGTCGAAGAAGaatgcagtgttgtcagatgtaaggtcGAAGAAGAATGCAGTTTTTTCATATGTAAGGTGAAAGAAGAATGTAGTGTTGTCAGATATAAGGTCGAAGAAGATTGCAGTGTCGTCAGATGTAAGGTCGATGAAGAATGCA AATTCAGTGGTGTCAGATGTAAGGTCGAAGAAGAATTTAGTGTTGTCAGCTGTAAGGTTGAAGAAGAATGCAATGTTGTCAGCTGTAAGGTGAAAGAAGAATGCAGTGTCGTCAGATGTAAGGTCGATGAAGAATGCAGTATTGCCAGATGTAATGTTGAAGAAGAATGCAGTGATGTCAGATGTAAGGTCAAAGAAGaatgcagtgttgtcagatgtaacgTCAAAGAAGAATTCAGTGGTGTCAGATGTAAGGTAGAAGAAGAATGTAGTGTTGTCATCTGTAAGGTTGAAGAAGAATGCAATGTTGTCAGCTGTAAGGTGAAAGAAGAATgcaatgttgtcagatgtaagatCGAAGAAGAATGCAGTGTTGTCTGA
- the LOC137645455 gene encoding srfA-induced gene J protein-like, which produces MSNKNGVLSDIRSNKNAVLSDVRSKKNVVLSDVRSKKNVVLSDVRSKKNVVLSDVRSNKNAVLSDAMSNKNGVLSDVRSNKNAVLTDVRSKKNVVLSDVRSKKNVVLSDVRSNKNAVLSDAMSNKNGVLSDVRSNKNGVLSDVRSNKNAVLSDVRSKKNAVL; this is translated from the coding sequence ATGTCGAATAAGAATGGAGTGTTGTCAGATATAAGGTCGAATAAGaatgcagtgttgtcagatgtaaggtcGAAGAAGAATGTAGTATTGTCAGATGTAAGGTCGAAGAAGAAtgtagtgttgtcagatgtaaggtcGAAGAAGAAtgtagtgttgtcagatgtaaggtcGAATAAGAATGCAGTGTTGTCAGATGCAATGTCGAATAAGAATggagtgttgtcagatgtaaggtcGAATAAGAATGCAGTGTTGACAGATGTAAGGTCGAAGAAGAATGTAGTATTGTCAGATGTAAGGTCGAAGAAGAAtgtagtgttgtcagatgtaaggtcGAATAAGAATGCAGTGTTGTCAGATGCAATGTCGAATAAGAATggagtgttgtcagatgtaaggtcGAATAAGAATggagtgttgtcagatgtaaggtcGAATAAGaatgcagtgttgtcagatgtaaggtcGAAGAAAAATGCAGTGTTGTGA